A window of the Ogataea parapolymorpha DL-1 chromosome V, whole genome shotgun sequence genome harbors these coding sequences:
- a CDS encoding Protein TBF1, translating to MAPDKQTSGTEPSAEPKSPVIDPQITKELDHEHIDQQQLELLTSQLPGFRFDNIEQLNDEELNIHFQKIIGDQEEHKDDKDGSKSEDINSEKESQQPEEETQLKSHSEAAADNKENKPEDRNLDPTLSMLSGETTTFKGLSIPNNSELVRETTESPALRAYRELVQSQQTQTAPVDVVHAQLAALPLTFTAPSNLSFNIQLLINTLPVLDNLATQILRIISQGPYQKIMELVSNRESFAGIAFGNLIELFETTKRVYNSEESPFFTVENVTFGLWKYGEAAPEFFRGKEDTIEGTLRKVNLATFLLATLGLIDLGFFFLNEAFLDVFCPPQNLDPTRSLSNLKQDNTLQSTLLSSSYPFAQSSRAPNNQTKFLKSHAILFLELKTQAFISAIELGDRSKEEILKDLFPDNLDEILLKRKQPDFDTSKHTIVRNSTLFTPAELDFLARCDSRKDNLMNMKADDSLMEKYEWIKFLNDLLDYVSKNVGFLIWGPKGKITKELTRLRLSTDSAGRKRQFDGDNKDPSESTSEPEQKTKKARSYRQNRPTTFRRVWSQEEEEALRDGLKLKGTQWTAILELYGPGGSISEALKNRTTLQLKDKARNWKMYYLKNGLELPDYLVKVTGEPDRNYSHDSNRAATKVERPKAGTRHANIQTTATRIPQTEAGAKKHEEGGDPSYEDIINNLFGANAERAKGNQKGSSTSRTDNPEDATNELKDLVAQAFES from the coding sequence ATGGCGCCAGATAAGCAAACATCGGGCACAGAGCCGTCGGCGGAGCCGAAGTCGCCGGTGATCGACCCGCAGATCACCAAGGAGCTCGACCACGAACATATAGACCAGCAacagctggagctgctcaccTCTCAGCTTCCTGGGTTCAGATTTGATAACatcgagcagctcaatgacgaggagctgaatATACATTTCCAGAAAATAATCGGTGACCAGGAAGAGCACAAAGATGACAAAGACGGCAGCAAGTCGGAGGATATAAATAGCGAAAAGGAATCACAACAGCCAGAGGAAGAAACACAGCTCAAATCGCATTCCGAAGCCGCAGCGGATAATAAAGAGAACAAGCCGGAGGACCGTAACTTGGACCCTACATTGTCAATGTTGTCTGGGGAAACCACGACGTTTAAAGGCCTGTCCATTCCTAATAACTCGGAGCTGGTGCGAGAAACCACAGAATCTCCAGCTTTGCGTGCTTATCGTGAGCTTGTTCAGAGCCAGCAAACCCAGACGGCCCCCGTCGACGTTGTCCATGCCCAGCTGGCAGCTCTTCCGCTGACGTTCACCGCCCCATCGAATCTCTCTTTCAACATCCAGCTACTGATTAACACATTGCCTGTGTTGGACAACTTGGCGACCCAGATATTACGAATTATCTCCCAAGGGCCGTACCAAAAGATCATGGAACTGGTTTCCAATCGCGAGTCTTTTGCTGGCATTGCGTTTGGAAATCTGatcgagctgtttgagacCACAAAACGGGTGTACAATTCCGAGGAAAGCCCGTTCTTCACAGTGGAAAACGTCACTTTTGGCCTTTGGAAGTATGGCGAGGCTGCGCCCGAGTTTTTCCGTGGCAAGGAAGACACGATAGAAGGTACGTTGCGGAAGGTGAATCTCGCGACTTTCCTTCTTGCTACGCTGGGACTCATTGACTTGGGATTTTTCTTCCTGAACGAGGCGTTTCTCGACGTGTTCTGTCCGCCGCAGAACTTGGACCCAACGCGATCGCTGTCCAACCTCAAGCAGGACAACACCCTGCAGTCCACCCTATTGAGCTCGTCGTACCCTTTCGcacagagcagcagagCTCCGAACAATCAGACCAAGTTTCTCAAATCGCATGCTATTTTATTCTTAGAGCTAAAAACACAGGCTTTTATTTCTGCCATCGAGTTGGGCGATCGTTCTAAGGAGGAAATCCTCAAGGATCTGTTCCCGGATAATCTTGATGAAATCTTGTTGAAACGCAAGCAGCCCGACTTCGACACCTCGAAACATACCATTGTGCGCAACTCGACGCTTTTCACGCCGGCAGAGCTGGACTTTCTGGCCAGATGCGACTCCAGAAAGGATAATCTCATGAACATGAAGGCGGACGACTCGCTCATGGAAAAGTACGAATGGATAAAGTTCCTGAACGATCTCCTGGACTATGTGTCCAAAAACGTGGGTTTTTTGATTTGGGGGCCAAAGGGAAAGATCACAAAGGAGCTTACGAGATTGCGGCTCAGCACAGACTCTGCCGGGAGAAAACGACAGTTCGACGGTGACAACAAAGACCCAAGCGAGAGCACGTCTGAACCCGAGCAAAAGACTAAAAAAGCCAGAAGCTACCGACAAAACAGACCAACAACGTTCAGAAGGGTCTGGAGccaggaggaagaagaggcaCTGAGGGACGGGCTGAAGCTCAAGGGAACGCAATGGACGGCCATTTTAGAGCTGTACGGGCCTGGTGGATCTATCAGCGAGGCGTTGAAGAACAGAACGACGTTACAACTCAAGGATAAGGCCAGGAACTGGAAGATGTACTATTTGAAAAACGGACTGGAGCTTCCTGATTATTTGGTGAAAGTCACAGGAGAGCCAGACAGGAACTACTCGCACGACTCGAACAGGGCAGCTACAAAGGTGGAAAGACCAAAGGCCGGGACTCGGCACGCAAATATTCAGACAACCGCTACTAGAATTCCGCAGACAGAAGCTGGAGCCAAAAAGCACGAGGAAGGAGGCGACCCCAGCTACGAggacatcatcaacaacttaTTTGGGGCGAACGCCGAACGTGCAAAGGGCAACCAAAAGGGCTCGTCGACGTCGCGCACTGACAACCCTGAGGATGCCACgaacgagctcaaggacCTGGTGGCCCAGGCGTTCGAGTCGTGA
- a CDS encoding Co-chaperone that stimulates the ATPase activity of the HSP70 protein Ssc1p — MNSVLKVRLLPRRLIWNAQSRYVRHARPLIFHGIRSACREFHSSRPTQLEDPYKTLGVSQSASASDIKKAYYKLAKKYHPDVNKEEGAEKKFHQLQEAYDILSDPQKKQQYDQFGAAAFDPNAGSGAGGFGGAHGGNPFAGFQGGFQGGNPFEGFGFNFEDLFGGMGGGRQRGVQHFQGEDVEVLKTISFREAIFGTRTSIDYRAVCQCDACSGSGLKRNRKKSTCRSCDGTGSQVYQLQAGFQMASTCKACGGSGVFINPSDACSSCHGEGVVDQHRQTEVNLPKGIKDGSRIRVSGAGNAPHTTTSKGTVLSNGDLIIRIKVAPDPEFVRDGVNVIYNCKIAMTTAALGGTVEIPTLEGQKVKIKIPAGSEHGKVITIPERGVPYAGNRRGDLRVVLNVVPLKPQNATQTALLEALADAFGDNTANRMDPSWKPLESVDKESSAGANCEHPSNLRRIESFLSNAFKKILNKDDK, encoded by the coding sequence ATGAATAGCGTCTTGAAAGTCAGATTGTTGCCTCGTCGGCTGATCTGGAACGCCCAATCGCGGTATGTGAGACATGCCAGGCCGCTCATTTTCCACGGGATAAGAAGCGCGTGCAGAGAATTCCATAGTAGCAGGCCCACCCAGTTGGAAGATCCGTACAAGACGTTGGGAGTCAGTCAGAGCGCCTCTGCCTCTGACATCAAAAAGGCATACTATAAACTTGCAAAGAAGTACCATCCAGATGTCAATAAGGAggaaggagcagaaaagaAGTTCCACCAGTTGCAAGAGGCATACGACATATTAAGCGATccacagaaaaaacagcagTACGACCAGTTTGGAGCCGCAGCGTTCGATCCAAATGCTGGCAGTGGAGCCGGCGGTTTTGGCGGAGCGCACGGCGGCAACCCATTTGCCGGTTTCCAGGGCGGGTTCCAAGGTGGCAATCCATTTGAAGGGTTTGGATTTAATTTTGAGGACCTCTTTGGAGGCATGGGTGGGGGCAGACAGCGTGGGGTTCAGCATTTCCAGGGAGAGGATGTGGAGGTGTTGAAGACAATTTCGTTCCGCGAAGCCATTTTCGGAACCCGTACCTCGATCGATTACAGAGCGGTTTGTCAGTGTGACGCATGTTCCGGCTCGGGCCTGAAGCGGAACCGTAAGAAGAGCACGTGCAGGAGCTGTGACGGAACGGGATCGCAGGTGTACCAATTGCAAGCCGGCTTCCAGATGGCGTCCACGTGCAAGGCCTGTGGAGGCAGTGGAGTATTTATTAATCCTTCGGATGCATGTTCGAGCTGTCACGGCGAGGGAGTTGTGGATCAGCACAGACAGACAGAGGTGAACCTGCCAAAGGGTATCAAGGACGGATCGAGGATCCGTGTGAGCGGCGCCGGCAACGCTCCTCATACTACAACGTCGAAGGGCACTGTTTTGAGCAACGGTGACCTGATTATCAGAATCAAGGTGGCTCCAGACCCAGAGTTTGTGAGGGACGGCGTAAATGTGATTTACAACTGCAAAATTGCCATGACGACGGCGGCCCTGGGAGGAACCGTGGAAATCCCAACTCTCGAGGGCCAGAAGGTGAAGATCAAGATTCCTGCGGGATCGGAGCACGGAAAGGTAATCACGATTCCGGAACGGGGTGTTCCGTACGCGGGCAACAGAAGAGGCGACCTGCGGGTGGTGCTGAACGTTGTTCCGTTGAAACCGCAGAATGCTACGCAGACGGCGCTGTTGGAGGCCCTGGCAGACGCATTTGGCGATAACACGGCGAACAGAATGGATCCTAGCTGGAAGCCGCTGGAGAGCGTTGACAAGGAGTCCTCAGCGGGTGCCAACTGCGAGCATCCGTCGAACCTGAGGCGGATCGAgtccttcttgagcaatgcgttcaagaagatcctGAACAAAGACGATAAATAA
- a CDS encoding Nucleoporin NUP2: protein MAKRSKSQLTADAALAEDYDSDEEVFEGAKRASADVMASRPIAKLKPRLKAVNGSKPEPKVGGAFGFLGASATEQSSKPANPFAFSKSTEEVINDQPTQLKSLNALFLEAVNNAIQKNPIADLRPILSKYNEYYDKVVNNKIAVKKAEVPKVDVKVAEVKNPQFKFGDSKPAESEEEEEKPVEIKGPAFKLDTLPKSKNYGFKFGQAPPPDSDSDDDVKIEGPKFQLAGGTQIKDDVFKLPKKEEKEKKEDKPAFTFGQTETKETPKFSFGQTPAPAFSFGSQPEPAEKQEKQEKSKTPAETPAFSFSDKPAFSFNVPKETKEEQKPEQKPEQKSEQKSEQKPAFSFGSSAFSFTKPSETKPADSEPAKPAFSFSAPSNGFNFSSQPAQKPAVSNPFNFASKSQDTAPAASTFNFNFSAPKPEENKDDAANDDDEVQNEDVKGDFAVVKLTQKVDTKTGEENETVLYTKKSKVLKFDAADKSDPYKSIGLGELKVLKNTETGKSRILVRSEGSMNVLLNVAILKDVKYELIGKGNSMRIPTFSPDGKLETYIARVKTADDGKNLLEKVQSCQ from the coding sequence CTCTTGCCGAAGACtacgacagcgacgaggaagTGTTCGAGGGAGCCAAGCGTGCTTCTGCGGACGTGATGGCCTCGCGGCCCATTGCCAAGTTGAAGCCGCGGCTCAAGGCTGTGAACGGCTCCAAGCCGGAGCCCAAAGTTGGCGGAGCTTTTGGGTTCCTCGGGGCCTCCGCCACGGAACAATCTAGTAAACCAGCCAATCCGTTTGCATTCTCAAAGTCCACAGAGGAGGTCATCAACGACCAGCCTACACAGTTAAAATCCTTGAATGCTctgtttttggaggccgTCAACAACGCTATTCAGAAGAACCCTATTGCAGACTTGCGTCCCATTTTATCCAAGTACAATGAGTATTACGACAAGGTGGTGAATAATAAAATTGCCGTGAAAAAGGCAGAGGTGCCGAAGGTAGATGTGAAGGTGGCCGAGGTGAAGAACCCCCAGTTCAAGTTTGGTGATAGCAAGCCTGCAGAAtccgaggaagaggaggaaaaaccgGTGGAAATAAAAGGACCAGCGTTCAAGCTGGATACGCTGCCTAAATCAAAGAATTACGGGTTCAAGTTCGGCCAGGCCCCGCCTCCggactcggactcggaTGACGACGTCAAGATAGAAGGCCCAaagttccagctcgctggcGGCACACAGATCAAAGATGATGTGTTTaagctgccaaagaaagaggagaaggagaaaaaggaggatAAGCCAGCATTTACGTTTGGCCAGACAGAGACCAAAGAGACTCCTAAGTTTTCGTTCGGTCAGACGCCCGCCCCGGCCTTCTCGTTTGGCAGCCAGCCCGAGCCGGCTGAAAAGCAAGAAAAGCAGGAAAAGtcaaaaacaccagcagAAACACCAGCATTCTCGTTTTCGGACAAACCAGCATTCTCGTTCAACGTTCCAAAGGAGacaaaagaagagcagaaGCCGGAGCAAAAGCCGGAGCAGAAGTCGGAGCAGAAGTCGGAGCAAAAACCTGCATTTTCGTTTGGCTCTTCTgccttctccttcaccaagCCCTCCGAGACCAAGCCAGCCGACTCTGAGCCGGCCAAACCAGCTTTCTCGTTCTCCGCCCCTTCTAACGGGTTCAACTTCTCGTCGCAGCCCGCACAAAAGCCTGCCGTGTCCAATCCGTTCAATTTTGCATCCAAGTCACAGGACACTGCTCCTGCTGCCTCGACGTTCAACTTCAACTTTTCTGCGCCAAAACCAGAAGAGAACAAGGACGACGCTgccaacgacgacgacgaggtgcaGAATGAAGACGTTAAGGGTGACTTTGCCGTTGTCAAGCTAACACAGAAGGTGGACACGAAAACCGGCGAGGAAAACGAGACGGTTTTGTACACGAAAAAATCCAAGGTGCTCAAGTTCGACGCGGCTGACAAGTCGGATCCGTACAAGTCGATCGGGCTGGGCGAGCTcaaggtgctcaagaacaCAGAGACGGGCAAGTCGCGGATTCTGGTGCGGTCCGAGGGCAGCATGAACGTGCTGCTGAACGTGGCTATTTTGAAGGACGTCAAGTACGAGCTGATCGGTAAGGGCAATTCCATGCGGATCCCTACGTTCTCGCCCGACGGTAAGCTCGAGACGTATATCGCGCGCGTCAAGACGGCCGACGACGGCAAGAatctgctcgaaaaagtgcAAAGCTGCCAGTGA